A single window of Synechococcus sp. C9 DNA harbors:
- a CDS encoding helix-turn-helix domain-containing protein: MARPYSYDLRQKAVEAVLNGAKLVEVSELFGMSRRPLQRWLKMWSESGDYRPKQNYQKGHSAKITDLEEFRQFVEANQSRVDAKRNGSHSRGKSYNRWSSP; this comes from the coding sequence ATGGCAAGACCATACAGTTACGATTTGCGTCAAAAAGCAGTCGAAGCGGTCTTAAATGGGGCAAAACTAGTTGAGGTTAGTGAGTTATTTGGTATGAGCAGAAGACCCCTACAAAGATGGTTAAAAATGTGGTCAGAAAGTGGTGATTATCGCCCGAAACAGAACTATCAAAAAGGTCATAGTGCTAAGATCACTGATTTGGAGGAATTTCGCCAATTTGTAGAAGCAAATCAATCAAGGGTTGACGCAAAAAGAAATGGGAGTCATTCTCGGGGTAAGTCATACAACCGTTGGTCAAGCCCTTAA
- a CDS encoding alpha/beta hydrolase, with product MPPAVLLPGYLAGAAPYQGLVQAAQALGVRMQVVPLRWWDWLPTLGGRSVTPILERLDQTIQQVQKQYPGAKITLIGHSAGGWISRIYLGQTPYDGRVWEGVRWVDRLVTLGTPHTSQERWTRRNLDFVNTTYPGAYHPEIEYICIAGQAVQGRRGTLAYESYRLTCGQGDVWGDGITPVVAAHLSGAENITLPSVWHSPRSPGLWYGSPEILPQWLPIPTARL from the coding sequence ATGCCCCCAGCGGTGCTACTGCCCGGTTATTTGGCGGGAGCGGCTCCCTACCAGGGGTTGGTGCAGGCGGCTCAGGCGTTGGGGGTGCGGATGCAGGTGGTGCCCCTGCGCTGGTGGGATTGGTTGCCCACCCTGGGCGGTCGGTCGGTTACCCCGATTTTAGAGCGGTTAGACCAAACGATTCAGCAAGTACAAAAGCAGTACCCCGGTGCCAAAATCACCCTGATTGGGCATTCGGCGGGGGGGTGGATCAGCCGGATTTATTTGGGGCAAACGCCCTATGATGGGCGGGTTTGGGAGGGAGTGCGGTGGGTGGATCGTTTGGTTACCTTGGGCACGCCCCACACCAGTCAGGAACGTTGGACACGCCGCAATCTGGACTTTGTCAATACGACCTACCCCGGTGCCTACCACCCGGAAATTGAGTACATTTGCATTGCGGGGCAGGCGGTGCAAGGGCGCAGGGGGACGCTGGCCTACGAGAGTTATCGTTTGACCTGCGGGCAAGGGGACGTGTGGGGGGACGGGATTACACCGGTAGTGGCGGCCCATCTATCCGGGGCGGAAAATATCACTCTGCCCTCGGTCTGGCATTCCCCCCGTTCGCCTGGTCTGTGGTATGGTTCGCCGGAGATTCTCCCCCAGTGGTTGCCCATCCCCACGGCGAGGCTTTAA
- a CDS encoding ATP-binding protein, giving the protein MHETQVQDIGEIANSLTEFDHPLIVADREGRWLWVNEATAHLLGRPVAELVGQCGVTLLPGWPQEYPPHTLFKTTYQHPDGSTRSLAVESVGMSIVPSLNVFILYPLPSTGYLKEMSSRTLFNLLPVGVVITDVNGVAVEANPAAMALLGLSDPTDYQLGRNQWQVWDVQGNPIPPEALPAVRAWREHRVLRNHIQKIKTPNGIVRWLSVSATPLSTGGVMVTYADITEQKRLEQRLHHKMNQEHILRKVVQVMDTSLELGKIFQVAAKTISATLKLETFIVQYLPEAKCWQPKVHALPNGDLVPPGANIPEQNNPISEQLKQKQIVQVEDAKTLDDPINRGIAERYPGAWLVVPLIHGKNVWGSLAFIRPPSPWHEEEVTLAQRLSKQLAIAIHRAEMHEQLQASQRHLSFMLANCPASIIHWQLLPGEHCVWEYLSPHTETLLGYPVQTLYERPDRWQQQIFPEDWQSEVLPAWRKLLDGEPQVGIYYRYHHPTGEVRWLHEAITVQCRFNATHLSLISVIVDVTDQKFAELQIGELARLNRLKDDFVSTVSHELRTPLTNIRMATKMLELALKRQDLLPADPEAPLVKYLTILKQETQREIDLVNDLLDLARLEANAACPVGEPVDLRVSLPSLVTPFQERASQQEQTLHLELVEPLPPVWVETTAWTRIINELLTNACKYTPPGEKILVQAFAAEETVQVRVINTGVEIPPTEHQRIFEKFYRIPQHDRWQHGGTGLGLALVKSLVERLGGQITVTSEAGQTCFTLTLRPANQPQTV; this is encoded by the coding sequence ATGCACGAAACCCAAGTTCAGGACATCGGTGAGATTGCCAATTCGCTAACAGAATTTGATCACCCACTCATTGTGGCGGATAGGGAAGGGCGCTGGCTGTGGGTGAATGAGGCGACTGCCCATTTGTTGGGGCGACCTGTGGCGGAGTTGGTGGGGCAATGTGGGGTAACGCTTTTACCGGGATGGCCGCAGGAATATCCCCCCCACACCCTGTTTAAAACCACCTATCAGCATCCTGACGGTAGTACCCGTTCCTTGGCGGTGGAATCAGTGGGTATGTCCATCGTGCCATCGTTGAATGTCTTTATCCTGTATCCCTTGCCTTCCACAGGCTACCTCAAGGAGATGAGTAGCCGCACGCTGTTTAACCTACTGCCAGTGGGGGTGGTGATCACTGATGTGAATGGGGTGGCAGTGGAAGCAAATCCGGCGGCAATGGCACTGTTGGGGTTGAGCGACCCTACCGACTACCAACTGGGGCGCAACCAATGGCAGGTATGGGATGTCCAGGGCAATCCCATTCCCCCAGAGGCTCTGCCTGCGGTGCGGGCATGGCGGGAACATCGGGTGTTGCGGAACCACATCCAAAAAATCAAAACCCCTAATGGCATCGTACGTTGGTTATCCGTGAGTGCTACGCCCCTATCTACGGGTGGGGTAATGGTCACTTATGCGGATATAACGGAACAAAAACGGCTGGAGCAACGTCTGCACCACAAAATGAACCAGGAACACATCCTTAGAAAGGTCGTGCAGGTAATGGACACTTCCCTGGAATTAGGGAAGATTTTTCAAGTGGCGGCGAAAACCATCAGCGCCACCCTGAAGCTGGAAACGTTTATCGTCCAATATTTGCCCGAAGCCAAATGCTGGCAACCGAAAGTTCATGCCCTACCTAACGGCGACTTGGTACCCCCAGGGGCTAACATCCCGGAGCAAAACAATCCCATCTCTGAACAACTTAAGCAAAAGCAAATTGTCCAGGTGGAGGATGCCAAAACCCTCGATGACCCGATTAACCGAGGGATTGCTGAGCGGTATCCAGGGGCATGGCTGGTAGTTCCGCTCATTCATGGGAAAAACGTATGGGGCAGTCTGGCGTTCATCCGTCCCCCGTCCCCTTGGCATGAGGAAGAGGTCACTTTGGCGCAACGACTGAGCAAACAACTGGCGATTGCCATTCACCGGGCAGAAATGCACGAACAGTTGCAGGCTTCCCAACGGCATCTGAGTTTCATGTTGGCTAACTGTCCAGCTAGTATCATTCATTGGCAGTTATTACCGGGCGAACATTGCGTTTGGGAGTACCTTTCCCCCCACACGGAAACCCTCTTAGGTTATCCTGTCCAGACGTTGTATGAGCGACCTGACCGCTGGCAACAGCAGATTTTCCCGGAGGATTGGCAGAGTGAAGTCCTACCCGCCTGGCGCAAATTGCTGGACGGAGAACCGCAGGTGGGGATTTACTATCGCTACCACCATCCCACAGGTGAGGTACGGTGGTTGCATGAGGCGATCACGGTGCAATGTCGTTTTAACGCCACCCATCTGTCGTTGATTTCGGTGATCGTGGATGTGACTGACCAGAAGTTTGCCGAACTGCAAATCGGGGAATTGGCGCGCCTCAACCGGCTCAAGGATGATTTTGTCAGTACGGTGTCCCACGAACTACGCACCCCGCTGACCAATATCCGAATGGCGACCAAGATGCTGGAGTTGGCACTAAAACGTCAAGATTTACTCCCCGCAGACCCCGAAGCGCCTTTGGTGAAATACCTAACCATTCTCAAACAGGAAACCCAACGGGAAATTGACCTGGTGAATGACCTGCTGGATTTGGCACGCCTCGAGGCTAATGCTGCCTGTCCGGTGGGGGAGCCAGTGGATTTGCGGGTATCCCTGCCCTCCTTGGTCACGCCGTTTCAGGAGCGAGCCAGCCAACAGGAACAAACCCTGCATTTGGAATTGGTGGAACCCCTGCCGCCGGTTTGGGTGGAAACAACCGCCTGGACACGGATCATCAACGAATTACTCACCAATGCCTGTAAGTACACCCCGCCGGGGGAAAAAATTCTTGTACAAGCTTTTGCCGCCGAGGAGACCGTGCAGGTACGGGTCATCAACACCGGGGTGGAAATTCCCCCCACCGAACACCAGCGCATTTTTGAGAAGTTTTACCGCATCCCCCAGCACGACCGTTGGCAACACGGGGGCACGGGCTTGGGCTTGGCTTTAGTGAAAAGTCTGGTGGAACGACTGGGCGGGCAGATCACCGTCACCAGCGAGGCGGGACAAACCTGTTTTACCCTCACCCTGCGTCCGGCTAACCAACCCCAGACAGTTTAG
- the pruA gene encoding L-glutamate gamma-semialdehyde dehydrogenase → MSLEARTQTLGQALLAATRPGRSLLAQMREQLQWDEKLLAWAMEHPGLRTQLFRLIDTLPALTGSGEISRHMQEYLDQPEVELPELLKHLIHFTGRESLAAKTAAQTLTTAVSTLARKYIVGENFAQVRHTLERIRRQGMTFTLDILGEAVLSETEAQGYLQKYLDLMTQLAGVDWGCVPQVSVKLSAFYSQFDPLAERTTRIRVTQAVTQLLRKAGELGVAVHFDMEQYKYKNLTLAILQEVLLADEFRSRTDVGLTVQAYLQESEADVRELVDWVKSRGYPVTVRLVKGAYWDQEVIWAQQKHWPLPVYRRKSSTDANYEKLTRLLLENHRYLYPAIGSHNVRSQAHALAVAEALAVPLSAWESQVLYGMAAPLAKALVERGYQVRMYCPYGELLPGMSYLIRRLLENTANTSFLRQRLEKTDESALLAPPAWAEPTTPLPQIESFVGTPDTNFAEPGKPEQFLAAITQVKSQLGQTYVLPHCSTERLLDSVNPSNPTEVIGRVGLADATSVQQAIDLAQKAQPVWRQTPWQQRMDLLLKIADRLAAQRPEWVAWMALEVGKPIREADAEVSEAIDFCRYYAQMAEQLERGHNYDVWGETNRYRYQPKGIGVVIAPWNYPLAISVGMVTAALVTGNCVLYKPAEQSSVIGCKISQFITDLIADLGLPAGVFQGLPGWGEEIGPLLVTHPAVHFITFTGSRQVGCQIYAQAAQLVPGQTHLKRVVAELGGKNAIIVDASADLDQAVQGVVQSAFGYAGQKCSACSRVIVLESIIQPFVERLWAATASLVIGAATDPATTVGPVIDAVAQERLQTAIAQAKQRLTLVGERPAPAMGYFVGPTIFTDVPPDDPLAQEEWFGPVLAVLRVADFDQAVQVANGTDYALTGGLYSRTPSHIQRAAEELACGNLYINRGITGALVGRQPFGGFKLSGVGSKAGGPDYLLQFVDPKVVTENIQRQGFAPVAEEL, encoded by the coding sequence ATGTCCCTGGAAGCACGCACCCAAACCCTTGGTCAAGCCCTGCTGGCCGCCACCCGTCCCGGTCGTTCCCTCTTGGCGCAGATGCGGGAACAGTTGCAGTGGGACGAAAAGCTGTTGGCTTGGGCGATGGAACATCCAGGGTTACGCACTCAGTTATTCCGCCTGATTGACACCTTGCCCGCTTTGACTGGATCGGGGGAAATCAGCCGCCATATGCAGGAATACCTCGACCAACCAGAGGTGGAACTGCCGGAGCTATTGAAACATCTCATCCACTTCACCGGGCGGGAATCCCTAGCCGCCAAAACCGCCGCCCAGACCCTGACCACCGCCGTCAGCACCCTAGCCCGTAAGTACATTGTCGGTGAAAATTTTGCCCAAGTCCGCCACACCCTCGAGCGCATTCGTCGGCAGGGCATGACCTTTACCCTGGACATTTTGGGGGAAGCGGTCCTCAGCGAAACCGAAGCCCAGGGCTATTTGCAGAAGTACCTAGACCTGATGACCCAACTGGCTGGGGTGGATTGGGGATGCGTGCCCCAGGTGTCGGTGAAACTTTCGGCCTTTTACTCCCAGTTCGACCCCCTGGCGGAACGAACCACCCGTATCCGGGTCACCCAAGCGGTCACCCAACTGTTGCGTAAAGCCGGGGAATTGGGGGTGGCGGTTCATTTCGACATGGAGCAATATAAGTACAAAAACCTTACCCTTGCCATTCTCCAAGAGGTCTTGCTCGCCGATGAATTTCGCAGTCGGACGGATGTGGGGCTGACGGTGCAGGCGTATTTACAGGAGAGTGAAGCGGATGTGCGGGAACTTGTGGACTGGGTGAAATCCCGGGGCTATCCGGTGACGGTGCGGTTGGTCAAAGGAGCCTATTGGGACCAAGAGGTGATTTGGGCACAACAAAAACACTGGCCTTTGCCGGTTTATCGGCGGAAAAGTTCCACGGATGCCAATTACGAAAAACTCACCCGGTTGCTGTTAGAAAATCATCGGTATCTTTACCCGGCGATTGGCAGTCACAATGTGCGCTCCCAAGCCCATGCCCTAGCGGTTGCGGAAGCCCTAGCGGTGCCCCTCTCTGCCTGGGAATCCCAAGTTTTGTACGGCATGGCGGCTCCCCTAGCGAAAGCATTGGTAGAACGGGGATACCAGGTGCGGATGTACTGTCCCTATGGCGAATTACTGCCGGGGATGAGCTATTTGATTCGGCGGTTGTTGGAAAATACGGCGAATACTTCTTTTTTACGACAACGGTTGGAAAAAACGGATGAATCAGCACTGCTGGCGCCCCCGGCATGGGCAGAACCGACCACACCCTTACCGCAAATTGAATCGTTTGTCGGCACTCCCGATACCAATTTTGCGGAACCTGGTAAGCCGGAGCAATTTCTGGCGGCCATCACCCAGGTCAAATCCCAATTGGGGCAAACGTATGTGCTTCCCCATTGTTCCACCGAACGGCTGTTGGATTCCGTGAATCCAAGTAACCCAACGGAAGTGATTGGGCGGGTGGGTTTGGCTGATGCGACTTCTGTGCAACAAGCTATAGATTTAGCCCAAAAAGCGCAACCCGTGTGGCGGCAAACGCCCTGGCAGCAACGGATGGATTTACTCCTCAAAATTGCCGATAGGTTGGCGGCGCAACGCCCGGAATGGGTGGCGTGGATGGCCTTAGAAGTGGGGAAACCGATCCGGGAAGCGGATGCGGAAGTTTCCGAGGCGATTGATTTTTGTCGCTATTACGCCCAGATGGCCGAGCAATTGGAACGGGGGCACAACTACGACGTGTGGGGGGAAACCAACCGTTATCGCTATCAACCGAAAGGAATTGGGGTGGTGATTGCTCCTTGGAATTATCCCCTGGCGATTTCGGTGGGAATGGTGACGGCGGCGTTGGTCACGGGCAATTGTGTGCTGTATAAACCGGCGGAACAGTCGTCGGTGATTGGGTGCAAAATCAGTCAATTCATTACCGATTTAATCGCCGATTTGGGGCTACCGGCGGGGGTATTTCAGGGGTTGCCCGGTTGGGGGGAAGAAATTGGCCCCCTGTTGGTCACCCATCCGGCGGTGCATTTCATCACGTTTACGGGTTCCCGGCAGGTGGGGTGTCAGATTTATGCCCAGGCGGCGCAACTGGTGCCGGGACAAACGCACCTGAAGCGGGTGGTGGCGGAATTGGGGGGCAAAAATGCGATCATCGTGGATGCCAGTGCGGATTTGGACCAGGCGGTGCAGGGGGTGGTGCAGTCGGCGTTTGGCTATGCGGGGCAAAAATGTTCTGCCTGCTCCCGGGTGATTGTGCTGGAGTCTATTATTCAGCCATTTGTGGAACGGCTGTGGGCGGCGACGGCATCTCTGGTGATTGGGGCGGCGACCGACCCGGCGACGACGGTGGGGCCGGTGATTGATGCGGTAGCTCAGGAGCGTTTGCAGACGGCGATTGCCCAGGCGAAACAGCGGCTGACCCTGGTGGGGGAACGTCCCGCCCCGGCGATGGGTTACTTTGTTGGGCCGACGATTTTTACCGATGTGCCCCCCGATGACCCCCTGGCGCAGGAGGAATGGTTCGGGCCAGTGTTGGCGGTACTGCGGGTGGCGGATTTTGACCAGGCGGTGCAGGTGGCGAATGGCACGGACTATGCCTTAACCGGGGGGCTGTATTCCCGCACCCCTAGCCACATCCAGCGGGCGGCGGAGGAATTGGCTTGCGGTAATCTGTACATCAACCGGGGGATCACCGGGGCGTTGGTGGGACGGCAACCCTTTGGCGGGTTCAAGCTCAGCGGCGTAGGTTCCAAAGCGGGCGGCCCCGACTATCTCCTGCAATTTGTGGACCCCAAGGTGGTCACGGAAAACATTCAACGCCAGGGGTTTGCGCCGGTGGCGGAGGAGTTGTAA
- the purL gene encoding phosphoribosylformylglycinamidine synthase subunit PurL — translation MTPPDLARTGLTPQEYAWICEQLHRPPNRLELGMFGVMWSEHCCYKNSKPFLRQLPTQGAQVVVGPGENAGVVDLGGVYLAFKVESHNHPSAVEPFQGAATGVGGILRDIFTLGARPIALLNSLRFGDLNVPRNRALLTGVVAGISHYGNCVGVPTVGGEVYCDPVYNGNPLVNVMALGVLSTPQVMPSAARGVGNPVVYVGATTGRDGIGGASFASAELAEDTQAQRPAVQVGDPFLEKCLIEACLTAFATGAVVACQDMGAAGLTCATSEMAAKGGVGIRLDLDAIPVRETGMHPLEFMLSESQERMLLVVARGREAEVLPIFHRWGLEAVIAGEVIAEPEVQIIYKQQVVAQIPAPALTEHTPIYEREILPEPPLAVQTHWQWQPEALPPATPAGILGRSWNDIVLTLFDQPNLGSKRWIYRQYDQQVQNNTAILPGMADAAVVRVRGHLGVAATMDGNGRWVWLDPERGAMAMVAEAARNLSCVGAEPLAVTDNLNFGSPEKPEIYWQLAMACRGLATACRALGTPVTGGNVSLYNETQGQAIYPTPVVGMVGRVADIRRRCTMQWQVGQCLYLLGIPWGQDSPMVGLGGSEYLVAIHGLVTGRPPAVDLAQEQRVQRICRTGIAQGWVQAAHDVSDGGVLIALAEMAIAGDCGVQITINVPLETRWDEFLFAEGGSRIWVTVAPEYRSVWESYLTEELPGAWGFWGMTGGDALVIQTAHDPIVNLPVAAMRQAWANCFPRRLEAQTPSPA, via the coding sequence ATGACCCCCCCGGATTTGGCACGCACCGGACTGACCCCCCAGGAGTACGCCTGGATTTGTGAGCAATTGCACCGTCCCCCCAACCGTCTGGAACTGGGGATGTTTGGGGTGATGTGGTCTGAACATTGTTGTTACAAAAATTCCAAACCCTTCCTGCGACAATTGCCGACCCAGGGGGCGCAGGTGGTGGTGGGTCCGGGGGAAAATGCGGGCGTGGTTGACCTGGGCGGGGTGTACCTGGCATTCAAGGTGGAATCCCACAACCATCCTTCGGCGGTGGAGCCGTTTCAGGGGGCGGCGACGGGGGTAGGCGGCATTTTGCGGGACATTTTCACCCTGGGGGCACGACCGATTGCCCTGTTGAATTCCCTGCGCTTTGGCGACCTGAATGTGCCCCGTAACCGGGCATTGCTCACTGGCGTTGTCGCCGGGATCAGCCACTACGGGAATTGCGTGGGTGTGCCGACGGTGGGGGGGGAGGTGTACTGCGACCCGGTGTACAATGGCAACCCTTTGGTGAATGTCATGGCGTTGGGGGTTCTGTCCACCCCGCAGGTGATGCCCTCGGCGGCACGGGGGGTCGGCAATCCGGTGGTGTATGTGGGGGCGACGACCGGGCGGGACGGCATTGGGGGTGCCAGTTTTGCCAGTGCGGAATTGGCGGAGGATACCCAAGCGCAACGTCCGGCGGTGCAGGTGGGCGACCCCTTTTTGGAAAAATGCCTGATCGAAGCCTGTTTGACAGCTTTTGCCACCGGGGCTGTGGTCGCCTGTCAGGACATGGGAGCCGCCGGGTTGACCTGTGCCACCTCGGAAATGGCGGCGAAGGGGGGGGTCGGGATACGCCTGGATTTGGATGCGATTCCGGTGCGGGAAACCGGGATGCACCCCCTGGAATTTATGCTTTCTGAGTCCCAGGAACGGATGCTGTTGGTGGTGGCACGGGGACGGGAAGCGGAGGTTTTGCCAATTTTTCACCGCTGGGGCTTGGAGGCGGTCATCGCTGGGGAAGTGATTGCCGAACCGGAAGTCCAAATCATTTACAAACAGCAGGTGGTGGCGCAGATTCCCGCCCCAGCCTTGACGGAGCATACGCCCATCTATGAGCGGGAAATTTTGCCGGAGCCGCCCCTCGCCGTCCAAACCCACTGGCAATGGCAACCGGAAGCCCTGCCACCCGCTACACCAGCGGGTATTTTGGGGCGCAGTTGGAATGATATTGTCCTAACGTTGTTCGACCAGCCCAACCTGGGAAGCAAGCGTTGGATTTATCGCCAGTACGACCAGCAGGTGCAAAACAATACCGCAATTCTGCCGGGGATGGCGGATGCCGCTGTGGTGCGGGTGCGGGGGCATTTGGGGGTAGCCGCCACGATGGATGGGAATGGTCGTTGGGTCTGGCTCGACCCGGAGCGGGGGGCAATGGCGATGGTGGCGGAAGCCGCCCGAAATCTCAGTTGTGTGGGGGCAGAACCCCTGGCGGTGACGGACAACCTCAACTTTGGCAGTCCGGAAAAGCCGGAAATTTACTGGCAATTGGCGATGGCTTGTCGGGGTTTGGCGACAGCCTGTCGGGCACTGGGCACTCCCGTCACCGGCGGCAATGTTTCCCTGTACAACGAAACCCAAGGGCAGGCGATTTATCCCACCCCGGTGGTTGGCATGGTCGGGCGGGTGGCGGATATTCGTCGTCGCTGTACGATGCAGTGGCAAGTAGGACAATGTTTGTACTTATTAGGTATCCCCTGGGGGCAAGATTCCCCGATGGTGGGGTTGGGTGGGTCGGAATACCTGGTTGCCATTCATGGGTTGGTCACGGGTCGTCCGCCAGCGGTGGATTTGGCGCAGGAACAACGGGTACAACGCATCTGCCGCACGGGGATTGCCCAGGGCTGGGTGCAGGCGGCGCACGATGTCAGCGACGGGGGTGTTTTGATTGCTTTAGCAGAAATGGCAATTGCTGGGGATTGTGGTGTACAGATTACTATCAATGTACCGCTAGAAACCCGTTGGGATGAATTTCTTTTTGCAGAGGGTGGCAGTCGGATTTGGGTGACGGTTGCCCCGGAGTACCGTTCGGTTTGGGAAAGCTATCTTACGGAAGAATTGCCGGGAGCCTGGGGGTTTTGGGGGATGACCGGCGGCGATGCTCTGGTGATTCAGACTGCCCATGACCCGATTGTGAACCTGCCCGTTGCGGCTATGCGCCAGGCTTGGGCTAATTGTTTCCCTCGCCGTTTGGAAGCTCAGACCCCCTCGCCTGCATGA
- a CDS encoding DUF29 domain-containing protein, translated as MTISLYETDFNLWCEETLTKLKERDFEGLDIGNLIEEIASLASRDRRELQSRLGVLIEHLLKRKYVDSQYDFRGWELTMREQLYQLKILLKQSPSLKGYLIEVLPESYQFAISQVQTSYPHVNFPKEFNLAIDADAFLKCVERDLVAFQFNGT; from the coding sequence ATGACTATTTCTCTCTATGAAACTGATTTCAATCTCTGGTGTGAAGAAACCCTGACAAAACTGAAGGAACGGGATTTTGAGGGTCTTGATATTGGAAATTTAATTGAGGAAATCGCCTCTTTGGCAAGTAGGGATCGGCGAGAACTCCAGAGCCGTTTGGGAGTATTAATCGAACACCTACTGAAGCGTAAATATGTGGATAGTCAATATGATTTTCGGGGTTGGGAACTAACCATGAGAGAACAATTATATCAGCTGAAAATATTGCTTAAACAATCCCCGAGTCTCAAAGGCTACCTAATCGAAGTTTTACCAGAATCCTATCAGTTTGCAATTTCTCAAGTCCAAACTAGCTATCCCCATGTAAACTTCCCAAAAGAGTTTAACCTGGCCATTGATGCAGATGCTTTCCTAAAATGTGTGGAGCGGGATTTAGTGGCTTTTCAATTCAATGGCACTTAA
- a CDS encoding IS630 family transposase produces MVKPLKKSTLPVKKTYSYKEQNEEERQQFIKMMKEEKNEDLVYVDQSGMDNRDIYEYGWGLKGQRIYGQRPGKKRERISMMSGYHLGKLVAPFTWIGSCNLQVLIAWLTEMLLPTIGAGKKIVLDNASFHRCQLVRKVVEAAGCELIYLPKYSPDLNPIEHQWHRIKQRVRKTMTSTTQNLHDLIDSVICSICQPLPA; encoded by the coding sequence TTGGTCAAGCCCTTAAAAAAATCAACTTTACCCGTAAAAAAAACATACTCTTATAAAGAACAAAACGAAGAAGAGCGACAACAATTTATCAAGATGATGAAAGAGGAAAAGAATGAAGATTTAGTCTATGTTGACCAGTCTGGGATGGATAATCGAGATATTTATGAATATGGTTGGGGGCTAAAAGGACAAAGAATATATGGTCAACGACCTGGCAAAAAGAGAGAGAGAATAAGCATGATGAGTGGTTATCATTTAGGGAAATTGGTTGCACCATTTACTTGGATTGGTAGTTGTAATTTGCAAGTATTGATTGCCTGGTTAACAGAGATGTTGTTGCCAACAATTGGAGCAGGGAAGAAAATTGTTTTAGATAATGCAAGTTTTCATCGTTGCCAACTGGTTAGGAAGGTTGTGGAAGCCGCTGGGTGCGAATTGATATATCTACCGAAATACTCTCCCGATTTAAATCCGATTGAGCATCAATGGCATAGAATCAAGCAAAGAGTTAGAAAAACCATGACATCTACAACCCAAAATCTTCATGATCTTATAGATTCAGTCATCTGCTCTATATGCCAACCTTTGCCTGCTTAG